The following proteins are encoded in a genomic region of Coffea eugenioides isolate CCC68of chromosome 6, Ceug_1.0, whole genome shotgun sequence:
- the LOC113775861 gene encoding probable E3 ubiquitin-protein ligase BAH1-like isoform X1, which yields MKFGETFMEYLNGDQERHLDKCSHVEYKRLKKVLKSCRTSRSSPSLSSLDTEEEQDQQKQHLHHHRPAGHHGDTDHPADHHGHTDHPASPADTSSITTTSSSPFCQCQSCPLCDQIFFSELMKEASEVAGFFSSRVRRLLHLHIASGMQRYVVRLRHFFKHDEQVMVQEGRMLIEYVAMNALAIRKLLKKYDKVHRSANGMRFKSKMRTEHIEILQSPWLIELGAFYMNFTGSNGGSPNDLFSRVSYELSTAEATMTLQLSDLLKLEYNLTCPICLEIVFNPYALSCGHLFCKLCACTAASVMIFQGPKAARPDSKCPVCREVGVYSNSIHMLELDLLLKKRCKEHWKERLSAERAEMVKQSKDYWDMQTKFMVGF from the exons atgaagtttgGGGAGACCTTTATGGAGTATCTAAATGGAGATCAAGAGAGGCATTTGGATAAATGCTCCCACGTTGAGTACAAAAGGCTCAAAAAGGTCCTCAAAAGCTGTCGGACTAGTAGATCATCCCCATCATTATCATCCTTAGACACCGAAGAAGAACAAGACCAACAAAAGCagcatcttcatcatcatcgtcCTGCGGGCCACCATGGGGATACTGATCATCCTGCTGACCACCATGGGCATACTGATCATCCTGCAAGCCCTGCGGATACTTCCTCTATTACTACTACCTCGTCATCTCCATTTTGCCAGTGTCAATCCTGCCCAT TGTGTGATCAGATTTTCTTCTCCGAGTTAATGAAGGAGGCATCTGAAGTAGCAGGCTTCTTCAGTTCCAGAGTGAGGCGCCTTCTCCATCTTCATATTGCTTCTGGAATGCAAAGATATGTTGTTCGTTTGCGCCACTTTTTTAAGCATGATGAGCAAGTCATGGTGCAAGAGGGTCGGATGCTAATTGAATACGTCGCTATGAATGCTCTTGCTATCCGGAAGCTCCTTAAGAAATATGACAAA GTACACAGGTCTGCAAATGGCATGAGATTTAAATCTAAGATGAGGACTGAACATATAGAGATTCTGCAGTCACCATGGTTAATTGAACTGGGGGCTTTCTATATGAATTTCACAGGTTCAAATGGTGGAAGTCCCAATGACCTTTTCAGCCGAGTCTCTTATGAACTGAGTACTGCAGAGGCAACGATGACATTGCAGCTGTCAGATCTGTTGAAGTTAGAGTACAATCTGACTTGTCCCATTTGCTTG GAAATTGTTTTCAATCCATACGCTTTGAGTTGTGGGCACCTTTTCTGCAAATTGTGTGCGTGCACTGCAGCTTCTGTGATGATATTCCAAGGTCCCAAGGCTGCACGTCCTGATTCAAAATGTCCCGTCTGCagggag GTTGGGGTTTATTCTAATTCAATACACATGCTAGAATTAGATTTGCTCCTGAAGAAAAg ATGCAAGGAACACTGGAAGGAGAGGCTGAGTGCTGAACGTGCTGAGATGGTGAAGCAATCTAAGGATTACTGGGATATGCAAACCAAATTTATGGTAGGATTTTGA
- the LOC113775861 gene encoding probable E3 ubiquitin-protein ligase BAH1-like isoform X2 — MGILIILLTTMGILIILQALRILPLLLLPRHLHFASVNPAHIFFSELMKEASEVAGFFSSRVRRLLHLHIASGMQRYVVRLRHFFKHDEQVMVQEGRMLIEYVAMNALAIRKLLKKYDKVHRSANGMRFKSKMRTEHIEILQSPWLIELGAFYMNFTGSNGGSPNDLFSRVSYELSTAEATMTLQLSDLLKLEYNLTCPICLEIVFNPYALSCGHLFCKLCACTAASVMIFQGPKAARPDSKCPVCREVGVYSNSIHMLELDLLLKKRCKEHWKERLSAERAEMVKQSKDYWDMQTKFMVGF, encoded by the exons ATGGGGATACTGATCATCCTGCTGACCACCATGGGCATACTGATCATCCTGCAAGCCCTGCGGATACTTCCTCTATTACTACTACCTCGTCATCTCCATTTTGCCAGTGTCAATCCTGCCCAT ATTTTCTTCTCCGAGTTAATGAAGGAGGCATCTGAAGTAGCAGGCTTCTTCAGTTCCAGAGTGAGGCGCCTTCTCCATCTTCATATTGCTTCTGGAATGCAAAGATATGTTGTTCGTTTGCGCCACTTTTTTAAGCATGATGAGCAAGTCATGGTGCAAGAGGGTCGGATGCTAATTGAATACGTCGCTATGAATGCTCTTGCTATCCGGAAGCTCCTTAAGAAATATGACAAA GTACACAGGTCTGCAAATGGCATGAGATTTAAATCTAAGATGAGGACTGAACATATAGAGATTCTGCAGTCACCATGGTTAATTGAACTGGGGGCTTTCTATATGAATTTCACAGGTTCAAATGGTGGAAGTCCCAATGACCTTTTCAGCCGAGTCTCTTATGAACTGAGTACTGCAGAGGCAACGATGACATTGCAGCTGTCAGATCTGTTGAAGTTAGAGTACAATCTGACTTGTCCCATTTGCTTG GAAATTGTTTTCAATCCATACGCTTTGAGTTGTGGGCACCTTTTCTGCAAATTGTGTGCGTGCACTGCAGCTTCTGTGATGATATTCCAAGGTCCCAAGGCTGCACGTCCTGATTCAAAATGTCCCGTCTGCagggag GTTGGGGTTTATTCTAATTCAATACACATGCTAGAATTAGATTTGCTCCTGAAGAAAAg ATGCAAGGAACACTGGAAGGAGAGGCTGAGTGCTGAACGTGCTGAGATGGTGAAGCAATCTAAGGATTACTGGGATATGCAAACCAAATTTATGGTAGGATTTTGA